Proteins encoded by one window of Anopheles maculipalpis chromosome 2RL, idAnoMacuDA_375_x, whole genome shotgun sequence:
- the LOC126566440 gene encoding deoxyribonuclease-2-alpha, with protein sequence MHLYFLGFIVLWCGAVVNIKLNANDNTVGCRLESGELVDWYYLYKLPKESSENDSPTNGLRYTYISSKDTSDRDTPLQWHTARYTMNESASASARTIIPATRESPSTKLTIMYNDEPTNGPVDMVRGHTKGVVSTDGTTGFWLIHSVPKFPPIIGDGYSYPHTGMLYGQSFLCISLNASEMETVGHQLLYNEVTVYSTNVPAALATRFPTLKRAAEMAPANKSPPFYSQQTIRSSGGVKFVTFAKSRHFGKELYADWIAPVLGTGLMVESWQHGAGNLPSECYDNDHHHRHSVLNVREVSVGREDRFKTLKDHSKWAVGGGGEQGGDEGWICVGDINRQEHQKQRGGGSVCQASVRVATLYRGMIDDVEPCPKP encoded by the exons ATGCATCTTTATTTCCTTGGTTTCATTGTGCTGTGGTGCGGTGCGGTGGTTAATATCAAgttaaatgcaaatgataatACAGTCGGATGTCGTTTAGAATCCGGGGAACTCGTCGATTG GTACTATCTGTACAAATTGCCAAAGGAGTCCTCTGAAAACGATTCCCCAACGAATGGCTTGCGCTACACGTACATTTCATCAAAGGATACGTCCGACCGGGACACTCCACTACAGTGGCACACCGCCCGATACACCATGAACGAATCCGCCAGTGCATCGGCCCGAACGATCATTCCCGCGACCCGGGAATCTCCATCCACCAAGCTTACGATCATGTACAACGATGAACCGACGAATGGGCCGGTCGATATGGTACGTGGCCATACGAAGGGTGTTGTCAGTACGGACGGTACCACCGGCTTTTGGTTGATACATTCCGTCCCAAAGTTTCCACCGATAATCGGTGACGGGTACAGCTATCCTCACACCGGGATGCTGTACGGACAAAGCTTTTTGTGCATTTCTCTAAACGCTTCGGAGATGGAAACGGTCGGTCACCAGCTACTGTACAATGAGGTGACCGTTTATTCGACCAATGTCCCAGCCGCACTGGCCACCCGTTTCCCAACGCTGAAACGAGCTGCAGAGATGGCACCGGCCAACAAATCGCCCCCGTTTTACAGCCAGCAAACGATCCGTTCGAGCGGTGGCGTAAAGTTTGTTACGTTTGCGAAAAGTCGACACTTTGGAAAGGAACTGTACGCGGACTGGATTGCACCAGTACTGGGCACGGGACTGATGGTGGAAAGTTGGCAGCATGGGGCGGGCAATTTGCCGAGCGAATGTTACGATAACGATCATCACCATCGGCATAGTGTTTTGAATGTGCGGGAAGTTTCTGTTGGACGCGAAGATCGCTTTAAAACGCTGAAGGATCATTCAAAGTGGGCCGTTGGAGGTGGCGGTGAGCAGGGTGGGGACGAGGGATGGATATGTGTGGGGGACATTAATAGGCAGGAGCATCAGAAGCAGCGGGGCGGTGGAAGCGTTTGTCAAGCGTCTGTGCGTGTGGCCACACTGTACCGGGGAATGATCGATGACGTTGAACCGTGTCCAAAGCCGTGA
- the LOC126566456 gene encoding ESF1 homolog produces MKDSKKQTGIPSKGNSDKKSQKSTYDSQQKAATSSTGNGKAPQMWDDDRFAHLINNPRYHGIPKSKKKVKIDSRFKAMFEDERFNQKATMDKYGRKIKKTDSDMLRKFYHLDSDEEENEQDAEREREREERAMEGRAGSDSEPDADEGLELTEEERKAGLSSNVKKRLNDMDVDFARGEGVLGSESSSDGDSDGSEDEEEDVFIEHVWGALDADAERTEESTRRLAVCNMDWDRVRAVDVMVLLSSFLPPGSAIKSVTIYPSEFGKQRMKEEEERGPQELTARTIENSAEEDEEDEEVQKERLREYQLNRLKYYYAVAECDSVATADKIYTECDGIEYESTANKLDLRFIPDDMEFDDEPKDHCTELPEVGKYVPRIFATKALHQAKVELTWDENDPDRKEFNEKLRDGKWANLPEHELKKYVVCSSSDEEEDDDDGETANGKSKRPTVRLRAPGSDSEEDDEADGSDTEDKPKGSRKEKMIAKYRALLNDIKEQEQAEQNDKVGMEFTWEVNGKDEKPSNDQSDEESDDNRAGGAKKTQNDDVNPFEKILLKKKEKSKRRKELKKRRKRGELDGAETKEDDTSEDDLPYGVDLNDPFFASAFDEKEFAVGEKKKSKQKDREAAKQAQEEEEREAEESERRRAELELMLDDGEDNRAHFNLRAIQEREIDLATVSKSKRRHLLKKSRRQIEEQRNSKQAADDFEVNVEDPRFTAIYSKPDYNIDPTNPAFKKTKAMERLIETKLRKRQLAENDTREGNGGAMEQQEAKVARKDVATTMLVKSIKRKIKNNAS; encoded by the exons ATGAAAGACTCAAAGAAACAAACCGGAATACCCAGCAAAGGAAACAGTGATAAAAAGTCCCAAAAGTCCACTTACGACTCCCAGCAAAAAGCCGCAACATCATCAACCGGCAATGGTAAAGCGCCACAAATGTGGGACGACGATCGTTTCGCCCATCTGATCAACAACCCGCGCTACCATGGCATACcgaaatcgaagaaaaaggTCAAAATCGATAGCCGATTCAAGGCCATGTTCGAGGATGAGCGTTTCAATCAGAAAGCAACAATGGATAAGTATGGGCGAAAGATTAAGAAAACGGATTCCGACATGCTCCGTAAGTTCTACCATCTCGATTCGGATGAGGAAGAAAATGAGCAGGATGCAGAACGGGAACGTGAGCGCGAGGAACGTGCCATGGAGGGACGTGCTGGAAGCGATTCCGAACCGGACGCTGATGAAGGTCTTGAGCTGACCGAGGAGGAAAGGAAAGCGGGACTATCTAGCAACGTTAAGAAACGATTGAACGATATGGATGTTGATTTTGCACGTGGTGAGGGTGTCCTAGGATCGGAGTCTTCCTCTGACGGTGATTCGGATGGGAGTGAGGATGAAGAGGAGGATGTGTTCATCGAGCATGTTTGGGGAGCATTGGATGCGGACGCCGAACGGACGGAAGAATCGACCCGAAGATTAGCCGTCTGCAACATGGATTGGGATCGGGTACGAGCGGTGGATGTTATGGTGCTTTTAAGCTCATTTTTACCACCGGGATCGGCAATAAAGAGTGTAACG ATTTATCCTTCGGAATTTGGAAAACAACGCAtgaaagaagaggaagaacgTGGTCCACAAGAGTTGACCGCACGTACAATCGAAAATTCCGCcgaagaagacgaagaggacgaagaGGTCCAAAAGGAACGATTGCGTGAGTATCAGCTAAATCGGCTAAAGTACTATTATGCCGTTGCGGAATGTGATTCCGTTGCGACGGCAGATAAAATCTACACCGAGTGTGACGGTATCGAGTACGAAAGTACGGCCAACAAGCTAGATCTGCGCTTCATTCCGGACGACATGGAGTTTGACGATGAGCCGAAAGATCACTGTACCGAGCTGCCCGAGGTGGGCAAGTACGTGCCGCGTATCTTCGCAACGAAGGCACTACATCAGGCAAAGGTCGAGCTAACCTGGGACGAGAACGATCCCGATCGTAAGGAGTTTAACGAGAAGCTACGGGACGGCAAATGGGCGAATTTACCAGAACACGAGCTAAAAAAGTACGTAGTTTGTTCGAGCAGTGACGAagaggaagatgatgatgatggtgagacGGCCAACGGTAAATCGAAACGTCCAACTGTACGACTACGAGCTCCGGGGAGTGATTCCGAGGAGGATGATGAGGCTGATGGTTCCGACACGGAAGACAAACCAAAAGGAAGCCGCAAAGAGAAAATGATCGCTAAGTATCGTGCACTGCTAAACGACATAAAAGAACAGGAGCAAGCGGAACAGAACGATAAGGTTGGTATGGAATTCACCTGGGAAGTGAATGGTAAAGATGAGAAACCATCGAATGATCAGTCGGATGAGGAATCGGACGATAATCGTGCCGGCGGCGCCAaaaagacacaaaacgacGACGTGAATCCTTTCGAGAAGATTTTGCttaagaagaaagagaaaagcaaaCGCCGGAAGGAGCTGAAGAAGCGTCGCAAACGCGGTGAGCTGGATGGTGCAGAGACCAAGGAGGACGATACTTCGGAGGATGATTTACCGTACGGCGTTGATCTAAACGATCCATTCTTTGCGAGCGCTTTCGATGAAAAGGAGTTTGCGGTgggcgagaagaaaaaatccaaacagaaAGATCGTGAGGCAGCAAAACAGGCGCAAGAGGAGGAGGAACGGGAAGCGGAAGAATCGGAACGTCGTCGGGCCGAGCTTGAGCTTATGCTGGACGATGGCGAGGATAATCGGGCCCACTTTAATTTGCGTGCGATACAGGAGCGTGAAATTGATCTTGCAACCGTGTCGAAATCGAAACGACGTCATTTGCTGAAGAAGAGTCGCCGGCAGATCGAGGAACAGCGGAACAGTAAGCAGGCAGCGGACGATTTTGAAGTGAACGTGGAAGATCCACGATTTACTGCGATCTACTCAAAGCCGGACTATAACATTGATCCGACCAATCCGGCGTTTAAGAAGACGAAAGCGATGGAACGATTAATTGAGACGAAGCTGCGAAAGCGTCAGCTGGCGGAAAATGATACGAGGGAAGGGAATGGTGGTGCGATGGAACAGCAGGAAGCGAAAGTGGCGCGGAAGGATGTGGCAACCACGATGCTCGTTAAGAGCATCAAGCGAAAGATCAAGAATAATGCTTCGTAA
- the LOC126557388 gene encoding poly(A) RNA polymerase, mitochondrial, with protein sequence MLHIWRTTTRSKRTVPEFGHIRRILEPSPCRQFRTPCPVRYCSANNVRTFDTMLSARRAEARRSILVQVSSERSYNELYHYCSQFGTIESSHHYRVEGDADGDCHYILLEFGSTAQANTAMQSGVFSTERPGVRARSIFMWFRTGPKPKLIAREEPKRPLSLVAGTNAIEETELNSLLSSAESIDDQITILHRLTKLNDLGKRLRFLAVRQLESSLQGMFPQAVAHPFGSSVNGYGRMGCDLDVILDLDSRSGEPPDRNSRLVYHTKATNPNERTQVQRQLESIGDVLQLFLPGVNSVRRILKARVPIVKYHHEHLDLEIDLTMNNTAGVYMSELLYLFGQLDGRVRPLTFCVRRWAQSVGLTNQTPGYWITNFSLTMLVMYFLQQLARPILPSINRLIQLSTASSQQHLNSPPVTRFGEGGEAEWAYTFLKNPSIYGSFRSENEATLEQLLVEFFEFYSQFDFNQRAISLNLGSTILKPDHSPMYIVNPLETVLNVSKNVNLEETELFRMQVRNAVWLLEAHGKESGNTTASPSATEPWGLVSLFGPKQQQRITPQMFFTKRMLNVKDIFDEVPVDQDTLTTTTQYRNTAVKNQIAAIQRAAKTEIQKLSTGGSRVEARTTSTSLEGTGVKLKRNTKRR encoded by the exons ATGTTGCACATATGGCGCACAACAACTCGCTCCAAACGAACGGTTCCTGAGTTCGGTCACATCCGGCGGATACTGGAACCATCGCCATGCCGGCAGTTCCGTACACCCTGTCCGGTTCGGTATTGCAGTG CCAACAATGTACGGACGTTTGACACAATGCTGTCCGCGAGACGTGCGGAAGCTAGAAGAAGCATACTGGTGCAGGTGAGCTCGGAACGATCGTACAACGAGTTGTACCACTACTGTTCCCAGTTCGGCACCATCGAAAGTTCGCACCATTACCGGGTGGAGGGAGATGCGGATGGCGACTGTCACTACATACTGCTCGAGTTTGGCTCGACCGCCCAAGCGAACACTGCAATGCAGTCCGGTGTTTTCAGTACCGAACGGCCAGGCGTACGAGCAAGGTCTATTTTTATGTGGTTTCGTACCGGtcccaaaccaaaactaatcGCACGCGAAGAACCTAAACGACCACTTTCCCTGGTAGCCGGTACAAATGCCATTGAAGAGACGGAACTGAACAGTCTTCTCTCGTCTGCGGAAAGTATCGACGATCAAATCACGATACTGCATCGTTTAACAAAGCTTAACGATCTGGGCAAGCGGTTACGCTTTCTGGCCGTACGCCAGTTAGAATCTTCACTGCAGGGTATGTTCCCGCAAGCGGTTGCCCATCCGTTCGGTTCCTCCGTCAATGGATACGGTCGGATGGGATGCGATCTGGATGTGATCCTGGATCTGGACTCACGGTCCGGTGAACCACCGGATCGAAACTCGCGGCTAGTGTATCACACTAAGGCAACCAATCCGAACGAGCGCACACAGGTCCAACGACAGCTGGAATCTATCGGTGATGTGTTGCAGCTGTTTCTGCCCGGCGTCAACAGTGTGCGCCGCATATTAAAGGCTCGTGTACCGATCGTTAAGTACCACCACGAACATTTGGACCTGGAAATTGATCTAACGATGAACAATACAGCCGGAGTTTACATGTCGGAGTTGTTGTACCTATTCGGCCAGTTGGATGGGCGGGTTCGTCCACTTACATTCTGTGTACGCCGTTGGGCACAATCCGTTGGACTAACGAATCAAACACCTGGCTATTGGATTACAAACTTTTCCCTCACCATGCTGGTCATGTATTTCCTGCAACAGTTAGCACGTCCCATACTGCCATCCATAAACCGGTTGATCCAACTCAGCACGGCATCGTCACAACAGCATCTCAATTCTCCACCGGTCACACGATTCGGTGAAGGAGGAGAAGCGGAGTGGGCGTACACCTTTCtaaaaaatccttccatttACGGTTCGTTTCGAAGCGAAAATGAGGCAACGCTCGAGCAGCTGTTAGTGGAGTTTTTCGAGTTTTATTCACAGTTTGACTTCAATCAGCGTGCCATCAGTCTCAACCTGGGTTCGACCATCCTCAAACCCGACCACAGCCCAATGTACATCGTTAACCCACTGGAAACGGTGCTGAACGTCAGCAAGAACGTTAATCTCGAGGAGACGGAACTGTTCCGGATGCAGGTGCGCAATGCCGTGTGGCTGCTGGAAGCGCACGGGAAAGAATCTGGTAACACCACAGCATCACCGAGCGCCACCGAACCTTGGGGTCTCGTAAGTTTGTTCGGtccaaagcaacaacaacgcaTAACGCCACAAATGTTCTTTACCAAGCGTATGCTTAACGTTAAGGACATCTTTGACGAGGTGCCGGTCGATCAAGACACCTTGACCACAACGACCCAGTATCGAAATACGGCGGTTAAGAATCAAATCGCCGCCATACAGCGTGCAGCAAAAACGGAAATACAGAAGCTAAGTACGGGCGGTTCTCGGGTGGAAGCGAGAACCACAAGCACTTCGCTGGAAGGTACGGGTGTGAAGCTAAAGCGAAACACTAAACGACGGTGA
- the LOC126556764 gene encoding disheveled-associated activator of morphogenesis 1: protein MCSKNNFNVIMEKINTGIPTCPINLATLRTRLPDLGSWSLPHICKEAVTNSGGTTTPEGTSGNYSSNITATADAFYQPPVPGSLQTVPVNGTAVTVQPTAQQHYHQTNLHKHYKAHKKMPAFRGRRGWCGCLQDDEPPEICVVEGVFSLQTLTPTQPMPAIDELDSKFAELVEELDLTAPNKAAMMSLPPQKKWQIYCSRKSPLDSGPNGTPLQTVPPSPEHYIERLKDMAVQLKACAPDESPTHEYGPKIESQTALFDALKTALRTSAHSFVIRFIELQGLPALLELLQVLDIRVANSPLHTSLIGCIKALMNNSTGRSHVLAHPTGIDTIARSLAADNIKTKIAALEILGAVCLVPGGHKKVLTAMLNYQEYAAERARFQGIVNDLDRSTGAYRDDVNLKTAIMSFINAVLNYGPGQENLEFRLHLRYEFLMLGIQPIIDKLRKHENDTLNRHLDFFEMVRNEDEKELARKFDHEHVDTKSASAMFDLIRRKLSHSPAYPHLLSLLQHMLLLPPPSTGPNAQHWLLFDRVVQQLVLQHEERPASDCLDPDAPGVDKRSETGSVASASLKLQDPDVAPLSIDVRKIVKLLVKEEELVAARTRAEDLERENSEIAARLAKKEQDLDHRTQEKEDLETSLARMRERLEKESANHSQAVQRALNAEMRAEDLQHRFVSEQQERLRLERLVTEGSIPDDQKVAGLQGANCNGQATSPPPPPPAPCKLPPPPPPPMMMPAAPPPPPAPGGLPKMAPAGPQAPAAPKAPEAPKKNVPQPANPLKSFNWSKLPDSKLQGTVWSELDDTKWYNSIELESIDKLFSAYQKNGVANDGSIEDLRLIGKNKAKILSVIDGRRAQNCTILLSKLKMTDEEISKAILSMDSNEQLPIDMVEQLLKFTPSAEERALLDEHSEDIDSLARADRFLYEISKIPHYEQRLRSLHYKKRFQVTVNDLAPRIASVMEASREVARSRKLRKLLELVLALGNYMNRGARGNASGFRLASLNRLADTKSSAAKGTTLLHYLVQIIEKKFKDILTLEEDLPHVKEASKVSLGEMDKDITMLRAGLAEVNREIEFHRSSGASQPGDRFLPVMREFHAQASVRFAELEDQFQDMKTRFDRAVRLFGEDGSVVQPEEFFGIFDGFLSALMEAKQDNENFRRRQEEEEKRAKQEAELKKRTIERKSKEGLLNSVAGKLGLKSKHTNGTNGGPVTAADANNKGEFDDLISALRTGDVFGEDMAKFKRSRKTRLGPNGTNNTSPPRSRNSIGREDSRERTGVVNRRQ from the exons GGTATCCCGACGTGCCCGATCAATTTGGCCACGTTGCGGACGCGGCTGCCCGATCTCGGCAGCTGGAGCCTGCCCCACATATGCAAGGAAGCGGTCACAAATAGCGGCGGCACCACAACACCGGAGGGCACATCCGGTAactacagcagcaacatcaccgCCACGGCCGACGCCTTCTACCAGCCGCCGGTGCCGGGTTCGCTTCAAACGGTCCCGGTCAACGGTACGGCCGTCACCGTACAACCAACGGCCCAGCAACACTACCACCAGACGAATCTGCACAAGCACTACAAGGCACACAAAAAGATGCCGGCCTTCCGTGGGCGCCGGGGCTGGTGTGGCTGTTTGCAG GATGACGAACCACCCGAAATCTGTGTGGTCGAGGGAGTGTTCTCCCTGCAAACACTCACACCCACCCAACCAATGCCGGCCATCGACGAGCTGGACAGCAAGTTCGCCGAGTTGGTGGAGGAGCTTGACCTCACCGCACCGAACAAAGCGGCCATGATGAGCCTACCGCCGCAGAAAAAGTGGCAAATCTACTGCTCGCGCAAAAGTCCCCTCGACAGTGGTCCGAACGGTACACCGCTACAAACAGTGCCACCCTCGCCCGAACACTACATCGAACGGTTAAAGGATATGGCGGTACAGCTGAAGGCATGCGCACCGGACGAGTCGCCGACGCACGAGTATGGTCCCAAGATCGAGTCACAAACAGCACTGTTCGACGCGCTCAAGACGGCTCTCCGTACCTCTGCGCACAGTTTCGTGATACGCTTTATCGAACTGCAAGGCCTACCGGCACTGCTGGAGCTGCTGCAGGTGCTCGACATACGGGTAGCGAACAGCCCTCTGCACACCAGCCTGATCGGATGCATTAAGGCACTGATGAACAACTCCACCGGCCGCTCGCATGTACTCGCCCATCCGACCGGTATCGATACGATCGCACGCTCGCTGGCAGCCGACAACATCAAGACAAAGATAGCAGCGCTTGAAATACTCGGTGCGGTATGTTTGGTTCCGGGTGGACACAAGAAGGTGCTGACCGCGATGCTTAACTATCAGGAGTACGCGGCAGAACGGGCCCGCTTTCAGGGCATCGTGAACGATCTCGACCGCTCGACCGGTGCGTACCGGGATGACGTCAACCTCAAGACGGCCATCATGTCGTTTATCAACGCCGTGCTGAACTACGGACCCGGGCAGGAGAATCTCGAGTTTCGGTTGCATCTGCGCTACGAGTTCCTGATGCTTGGCATTCAGCCCATCATCGACAAGTTGCGCAAGCACGAAAACGATACACTCAACCGCCATCTGGACTTTTTCGAGATGGTTCGCAACGAGGACGAAAAGGAGCTGGCGCGCAAGTTCGACCACGAGCACGTGGATACCAAGAGCGCTTCGGCCATGTTTGATCTGATACGTCGCAAACTAAGTCATTCGCCAGCCTATCCGCATCTACTGTCGCTGTTGCAGCATATGCTACTGCTGCCACCTCCCAGTACCGGTCCGAACGCTCAGCACTGGCTACTGTTCGACAGGGTTGTCCAGCAGTTGGTGTTGCAGCACGAGGAACGTCCAGCCAGCGACTGTCTCGATCCGGATGCACCGGGTGTGGACAAGCGCTCCGAAACAGGTTCGGTTGCGTCTGCATCGCTCAAACTACAGGACCCCGACGTAGCACCACTCTCGATCGATGTTCGAAAGATCGTTAAGTTGCTGGTGAAAGAGGAAGAATTGGTGGCGGCCCGTACTCGAGCCGAAGATCTGGAGCGTGAAAACTCTGAAATAGCAGCACGACTAGCCAAAAAGGAGCAAGATCTCGACCATCGAACGCAAGAAAAGGAAGACCTCGAGACCTCGCTAGCCCGTATGCGGGAGCGATTGGAGAAAGAAAGCGCCAATCATTCACAGGCGGTACAGCGAGCACTCAATGCGGAAATGCGTGCCGAGGATCTACAGCATCGGTTCGTTAGTGAGCAACAGGAACGGCTACGTCTGGAGCGTCTCGTTACGGAGGGTAGCATTCCCGATGATCAGAAGGTTGCCGGATTACAAGGAGCCAATTGTAATGGACAGGCAACgtcacctccaccaccaccaccagcaccctGCAAACTaccacctcctccaccaccaccaatgaTGATGCCTGccgcaccgccaccaccaccagcaccgggTGGTTTGCCGAAAATGGCACCGGCCGGTCCGCAGGCACCTGCAGCTCCGAAAGCTCCGGAAGCACCGAAGAAGAACGTTCCCCAGCCAGCCAACCCGCTCAAAAGTTTCAACTGGTCCAAGCTGCCCGACAGCAAGTTGCAGGGCACGGTGTGGAGCGAGCTGGACGATACCAAGTGGTACAACAGCATTGAGCTCGAGTCGATCGATAAGCTCTTCTCTGCCTACCAGAAGAACGGTGTTGCG AATGATGGCTCAATCGAGGACCTGCGATTAATCGGCAAGAACAAGGCCAAGATTTTGTCCGTGATTGATGGACGTCGGGCACAGAACTGTACCATTCTGCTCAGCAAACTAAAGATGACTGATGAGGAAATCTCCAA GGCAATCTTGTCGATGGACTCTAATGAGCAGCTGCCGATCGACATGGTGGAGCAATTGCTCAAGTTTACCCCGTCGGCCGAAGAGCGTGCACTCTTGGACGAGCACTCGGAAGACATTGACTCACTAGCACGTGCCGATCGGTTTCTTTACGAAATCTCAAA GATACCTCACTACGAGCAGCGGTTGCGTAGTTTACACTACAAGAAGCGTTTCCAGGTCACCGTAAACGATCTAGCGCCGAGAATCGCTAGCGTTATGGAGGCGTCGCGCGAAGTAGCTCGGTCGCGCAAACTCCGAAAACTACTCGAGCTAGTCCTTGCGCTCGGTAACTACATGAATCGTGGAGCACGTGGCAATGCGTCTGGTTTCCGACTCGCCTCACTTAACCGCCTGGCAGACACAAAGTCTAGTGCGGCTAAGGGTACGACGTTGCTTCACTATCTGGTGCAAATCATCGAGAAGAAGTTTAAAGACATCCTCACACTCGAGGAAGATCTGCCGCACGTGAAGGAAGCCTCGAAGGTGTCGCTCGGTGAGATGGACAAAGACATTACGATGCTTCGTGCCGGACTGGCGGAAGTGAATCGTGAGATTGAGTTCCATCGGAGTAGCGGTGCATCGCAGCCTGGTGATCGGTTCCTGCCGGTGATGCGTGAATTCCACGCCCAAGCTTCGGTACGCTTTGCCGAACTGGAAGACCAATTTCAGGATATGAAAACGAG GTTTGATCGTGCCGTTCGACTATTTGGTGAGGATGGTTCGGTTGTGCAGCCGGAAGAATTTTTCGGCATCTTCGACGGGTTCCTATCCGCCCTAATGGAGGCAAAGCAGGACAATGAGAATTTCCGACGGCGCcaggaagaggaggaaaagCGTGCCAAGCAGGAGGCCGAG CTCAAAAAGCGAACCATTGAACGTAAGTCAAAGGAAGGTTTGCTGAATTCGGTCGCCGGTAAGTTGGGTCTCAAGTCCAAACATACGAACGGTACCAACGGTGGTCCAGTAACTGCAGCCGATGCCAACAACAAGGGTGAGTTCGATGACCTCATTTCGGCACTCAGGACGGGTGACGTCTTTGGTGAGGATATGGCCAAATTTAAACGTTCGCGCAAAACGCGCCTCGGACCGAACGGGACCAACAATACGTCACCACCGCGCAGCCGGAACAGTATCGGACGTGAGGACAGCCGCGAACGGACCGGTGTCGTGAACCGGCGACAATAG